In one window of Carassius auratus strain Wakin chromosome 28, ASM336829v1, whole genome shotgun sequence DNA:
- the LOC113046660 gene encoding chromobox protein homolog 8-like, giving the protein MELSAVGERVFAAESIIKRRIRRGRMEYLVKWKGWSQKYSTWEPEENILDERLFAAFEERERERELYGPKKRGPKPETFLMKAKAKGKNYEFRREMSRDLHVSFPVAEPIVTPRAREGLRTVVPTIFPPSTINRGESVRVRPPDFERDPLTLDFASSPKKRGPKPKLRPGGSSTEGVKRKADEPLSYRPSKSERSGETSNCDVIHVTQKFPAESSLVQKPSDVKFTHGGTILKPGPGVVGHRRKDSSSGAINQSKMKHPPQNSLFRSTAQTREQLSLSFVDETDQSWLPCLKNMEKIVVTDVTSNSLTVTIKESSTDKGFFKENR; this is encoded by the exons ATGGAGCTCTCCGCCGTCGGGGAGCGCGTCTTCGCCGCCGAATCCATCATTAAACGGCGCATCAGGAGA GGACGGATGGAGTATCTGGTCAAGTGGAAAGGCTGGTCTCAGAA ATACAGCACCTGGGAACCAGAGGAGAATATTCTGGACGAGCGTCTTTTCGCTGCATTTGAAGAAAG agagcgcgagagagagctGTATGGTCCAAAAAAGAGGGGACCTAAAccagaaacatttttaatgaag GCAAAAGCAAAAGGCAAAAACTACGAGTTCAGACGGGAAATGTCTCGAGACTTACATGTGTCATTCCCAGTAGCTGAACCGATTGTGACTCCCAGAGCCCGTGAGGGACTGCGGACAGTCGTGCCAACGATTTTCCCACCAAGCACCATCAACAGAGGCGAAAGTGTTCGTGTTCGTCCACCGGATTTTGAGCGAGACCCACTGACACTGGATTTTGCCAGCTCACCAAAAAAGCGAGGACCAAAGCCAAAGTTGCGTCCGGGAGGTTCATCCACTGAAGGTGTTAAAAGAAAGGCAGATGAACCGTTATCTTATCGTCCTTCCAAATCCGAGAGATCAGGAGAGACCTCGAACTGTGATGTCATCCATGTAACCCAAAAGTTTCCAGCAGAATCCAGCCTCGTTCAGAAGCCAAGTGATGTCAAATTCACACATGGTGGCACCATCTTAAAACCTGGGCCAGGTGTTGTGGGACATCGACGGAAGGACAGCTCAAGTGGTGCCATAAACCAATCCAAGATGAAACATCCTCCCCAAAACAGTCTATTTCGATCCACCGCTCAAACCAGAGAGCAACTGTCTCTGAGTTTTGTCGACGAAACCGATCAGTCCTGGCTGCCTTGTTTGAAGAACATGGAGAAAATTGTTGTTACTGACGTAACCAGTAACTCTTTGACTGTCACCATAAAAGAGAGTTCAACGGACAAAGGTTTCTTCAAAGAAAACAGATGA
- the cbx4 gene encoding E3 SUMO-protein ligase CBX4: MDLPAVGEHVFAVEGIEKKRLRKGRIEYLVKWRGWSAKYNTWEPEENILDPRLLVAFQNRERQEQMVGYRKRGPKSKHPLVQLPAFARRSSILGGLEDTSLDEENQPKVEPLQIQHSRPQHYQLNSKKHHQYQPSCREISLEQHVSGKKKHFYQLNSKKHHHYQPDPKMYDTPLTRPKEVKVQDPSNKGWNLPPAFHQKWIRNKDSGCLSKVKDLSIELKSLPDNGNKAERALKTSAKEFALPNGISSKMKIIKNKNKNGRIVIVMSKYMDKGVHSSKVKNKDASKMDAEHNEKSTLNKTDNLSDAETSAGRENGSVENAGTFSSSSECIHKTSSKKAELPKDTPSETEQMVIDLCDQPNAENAAPAHPDTKLNHRKRNLSEPKEEVRNCKQFFSSRSISAPNTVLSSPQREPMNLHYSRSLASRAYSYDFSDPIPEEPIDLSCGPTKTLKQFPTAEKVSGSSAQVEKTNSHGKPFVGNVIITDITTNCLTVTFKEYIQG, from the exons ATGGATCTACCTGCCGTCGGGGAGCACGTCTTTGCGGTGGAGGGCATCGAAAAGAAGCGCCTACGGAAG GGCAGAATCGAGTATCTGGTGAAGTGGCGAGGATGGTCAGCCAA ATATAACACATGGGAACCCGAGGAAAACATCCTCGACCCGCGCCTTCTTGTGGCTTTCCAAAACAG AGAAAGGCAGGAGCAAATGGTGGGATATCGCAAAAGAGGGCCTAAATCCAAACACCCCCTTGTCCAG CTTCCTGCATTTGCCCGTAGATCAAGCATCCTGGGTGGTCTTGAGGACACATCATTGGATGAGGAGAACCAGCCCAAAGTGGAGCCCCTCCAGATCCAACACTCACGGCCGCAGCACTACCAGCTCAACAGCAAAAAACACCACCAGTACCAGCCCAGCTGCAGGGAGATCTCCCTCGAACAGCACGTGAGCGGGAAAAAGAAGCACTTCTACCAGCTGAACAGCAAGAAACATCATCACTACCAGCCGGACCCCAAGATGTACGACACGCCACTCACGCGACCCAAAGAGGTCAAGGTTCAAGACCCTTCCAACAAAGGGTGGAACCTCCCTCCAGCCTTCCATCAGAAGTGGATTCGGAACAAAGACTCCGGCTGCCTGAGTAAAGTGAAAGATCTGTCCATCGAGCTCAAGAGCCTGCCGGATAATGGGAACAAAGCGGAGCGGGCACTCAAGACGAGCGCCAAAGAGTTTGCACTTCCTAACGGCATCAGCAGCAAGATGAAAATAatcaagaacaaaaacaaaaacggaCGAATTGTCATTGTAATGAGCAAATACATGGACAAAGGTGTGCATTCATCTAAAGTAAAAAACAAGGATGCTTCCAAAATGGACGCGGAGCACAATGAGAAATCTACACTGAATAAAACGGACAATCTGTCTGATGCTGAAACTTCAGCAGGCCGCGAGAACGGCTCTGTCGAGAACGCCGGCACATTTTCTTCGTCTAGCGAGTGCATTCACAAAACCTCCTCCAAAAAGGCAGAACTTCCAAAAGATACGCCTTCAGAGACTGAACAAATGGTGATAGATTTATGTGACCAACCAAACGCAGAGAACGCTGCCCCAGCCCACCCGGACACCAAACTCAATCACCGCAAGAGGAACCTCTCAGAACCCAAAGAGGAAGTGAGAAACTGTAAGCAGTTCTTCAGCTCCAGGAGCATCAGTGCACCAAACACTGTGCTTTCTTCTCCTCAGAGAGAACCTATGAACCTGCATTACAGCCGCAGTCTCGCCAGCAGAGCCTACAGTTATGACTTTAGCGACCCCATTCCTGAAGAGCCTATTGATTTAAGCTGTGGTCCAACCAAAACTCTTAAGCAGTTTCCCACAGCGGAGAAGGTTTCAGGAAGCTCAGCGCAAGTGGAGAAAACAAACAGCCATGGTAAACCATTTGTGGGTAACGTTATCATCACCGATATCACTACGAACTGCTTAACCGTGACCTTTAAGGAATACATTCAAGGATAA